The Chiloscyllium punctatum isolate Juve2018m chromosome 2, sChiPun1.3, whole genome shotgun sequence genome has a window encoding:
- the tmem186 gene encoding LOW QUALITY PROTEIN: transmembrane protein 186 (The sequence of the model RefSeq protein was modified relative to this genomic sequence to represent the inferred CDS: inserted 1 base in 1 codon; substituted 1 base at 1 genomic stop codon), translating to MEPKPKSPDSEHFTMIHMFHGIRFLRAASQLKVLQTSITVTLVPTFYYFYLQEQVQYVLLAYITGLSDFAVLMLYFMIWRCRRFIGMLFLNGSRTTLKVSHLTFWGRRVDFYVAVQDVMCLGNTGDTANXIILQFKQYNKTEXFYFTSKFGQVVDKQRFLQVFGNS from the exons ATGGAGCCAAAGCCCAAAAGTCCAGATAGTGAACACTTCACAATGATACATATGTTTCATGGAATAAGATTCCTGAGAGCTGCTTCGCAGCTAAAAGTACTTCAGACTAGCATAACTGTCACACTTGTACCCACATTTTATTATTTTTACCTGCAGGAACAAGTGCAATATGTTCTCCTTGCTTATATCACTGGATTATCAGACTTTGCTGTCCTCATGCTTtatttcatgatttggagatgccg ACGATTCATAGGAATGCTGTTTCTAAATGGCTCTAGAACCACTCTAAAGGTTTCACATTTGACCTTTTGGGGAAGAAGAGTTGATTTTTATGTTGCTGTTCAAGATGTCATGTGTCTTGGAAATACAGGGGACACAGCAAATTAAATTATTTTACAGTTTAAACAATATAATAAAACTG ATTTTTATTTCACAAGTAAGTTTGGGCAGGTAGTTGATAAGCAAAGATTCCTTCAAGTATTTGGTAATAGTTAA